The proteins below are encoded in one region of Sminthopsis crassicaudata isolate SCR6 chromosome 1, ASM4859323v1, whole genome shotgun sequence:
- the ZFAND5 gene encoding AN1-type zinc finger protein 5 isoform X1, translating to MAQETNQTPGPMLCSTGCGFYGNPRTNGMCSVCYKEHLQRQQNSGRMSPMGSANGSNSPTSDSASVQRAETSLNNCEGAAGSTSEKSSRNVPVAALPVTQQMTEMSISREDKITTPKTEASEPVVTQPSPSVSQPNTSQSEEKAPELPKPKKNRCFMCRKKVGLTGFDCRCGNLFCGLHRYSDKHNCPYDYKAEAAAKIRKENPVVVAEKIQRI from the exons ATGGCTCAGGAGACAAACCAGACCCCAGGGCCCATGCTGTGTAGCACAGGATGTGGCTTTTATGGAAATCCTAGGACAAATGGCATGTGTTCAGTTTGTTACAAAGAACATCTTCAGCGGCAGCAAAATAGTGGCAGAATGAGCCCAATGG gaTCAGCTAATGGTTCCAACAGTCCTACCTCagattctgcatcagttcaaagAGCAGAAACTAGTTTAAATAACTGTGAAGGTGCTGCTGGCAGCACATCTGAAAAATCAAG TAGAAATGTGCCTGTGGCCGCTTTGCCTGTAACACAGCAAATGACAGAAATGAGCATTTCAAGAGAGGACAAAATAACCACACCGAAAACAGAGGCATCAGAGCCAG TTGTCACCCAGCCAAGTCCATCAGTTTCTCAACCTAATACTTCTCAGAGTGAAGAAAAAGCTCCAGAATTGCCTAAACCAAAGAAGAACAGATGTTTTATGTGCAGGAAGAAAGTTGGCCTTACAG GGTTTGACTGCCggtgtggaaatttgttttgtggaCTTCATCGTTATTCTGACAAGCACAACTGCCCCTATGATTATAAAGCAGAAGCGGCAGCAAAAATCAGGAAAGAGAATCCAGTTGTTGTGGCTGAAAAAATCCAGAGAATATAA
- the ZFAND5 gene encoding AN1-type zinc finger protein 5 isoform X2, whose translation MAQETNQTPGPMLCSTGCGFYGNPRTNGMCSVCYKEHLQRQQNSGRMSPMGSANGSNSPTSDSASVQRAETSLNNCEGAAGSTSEKSRNVPVAALPVTQQMTEMSISREDKITTPKTEASEPVVTQPSPSVSQPNTSQSEEKAPELPKPKKNRCFMCRKKVGLTGFDCRCGNLFCGLHRYSDKHNCPYDYKAEAAAKIRKENPVVVAEKIQRI comes from the exons ATGGCTCAGGAGACAAACCAGACCCCAGGGCCCATGCTGTGTAGCACAGGATGTGGCTTTTATGGAAATCCTAGGACAAATGGCATGTGTTCAGTTTGTTACAAAGAACATCTTCAGCGGCAGCAAAATAGTGGCAGAATGAGCCCAATGG gaTCAGCTAATGGTTCCAACAGTCCTACCTCagattctgcatcagttcaaagAGCAGAAACTAGTTTAAATAACTGTGAAGGTGCTGCTGGCAGCACATCTGAAAAATCAAG AAATGTGCCTGTGGCCGCTTTGCCTGTAACACAGCAAATGACAGAAATGAGCATTTCAAGAGAGGACAAAATAACCACACCGAAAACAGAGGCATCAGAGCCAG TTGTCACCCAGCCAAGTCCATCAGTTTCTCAACCTAATACTTCTCAGAGTGAAGAAAAAGCTCCAGAATTGCCTAAACCAAAGAAGAACAGATGTTTTATGTGCAGGAAGAAAGTTGGCCTTACAG GGTTTGACTGCCggtgtggaaatttgttttgtggaCTTCATCGTTATTCTGACAAGCACAACTGCCCCTATGATTATAAAGCAGAAGCGGCAGCAAAAATCAGGAAAGAGAATCCAGTTGTTGTGGCTGAAAAAATCCAGAGAATATAA